The genome window ttaacagtatttaaGGCTGTGTCAACCAGCCCTAGGACAAGCCACGTGCAAGGATCAATTTGTGATTGTACATTTTATGCAAGGTGGCAGTTACCATGAACACCGTGCAAGGAATGATCACATTACAGTAATAATGTTGCACATGAGTAGATTCCTGATGTGTAACTTTTGTAGTCCAGTTTATTCACATTCTTGATTGTGTTATGccagaattattttattgtgtgtgtgtattttaggaGACGTGACTGCACAGGTCACCTTTCAGCCGGCTCTCAAATTCAACGGGGGAGGTCACATTAATCACTCCATCTTCTGGACTAACCTCTCTCCCAACGGTGGGGGTGAGCCACAAGGTAGCAAGTAGTGATTTATTGAtatgttggaaacttttgactgTTCTCCCAAGCCGCAATCAATGCCAGGAagttggacaaaaacaaaacaattggccATATCATGCACCTGATTTTAGGAACTAGAAAATGACTTTTCTGACCCCTAGTGGTGACACAAACCAAAAAACCGCTGTGAATAACTGTCAGTTCATGGTGCTAAGCAGCATTTTCTGTGTCAGGGGAGCTCATGGAGGCCATCGAGCAGGACTTTGGCTCCTTCCAGAGCATGAAGGAGAGGATGTCTGCGGCTACGGTGGCGGTTCAAGGCTCAGGCTGGGGCTGGCTGGGGTATGACAAACAAAGCAGAAGACTCTGCATCGCAGCTTGCGCCAACCAGGACCCTCTGCAGGGCACCACAGGTCAGCGACAATGTCTCTCCAGGTTTTGCTCGTCTTTTATCAGTTGCTACATAAACTGCCTCCGACCCGCAGGCCTCATCCCCCTCCTTGGCATCGACGTATGGGAGCACGCGTACTACCTTCAGTACAAAAATGTCCGGCCAGACTACGTTAAGGCCATCTGGAATGTCATCAACTGGGAGAATGTGAACGAGCGTCTGCAGACTGCCAAGAAATAGACTGAGCCATCCATATGTGGATGGAAGAGGTCATTGTAGATCACTTGTACAATTTTGTATTAAGACCCTCAAGGCTCTTGAACATGAACACCCTGCACATACTTTAATTGCTCATGCATTACCACAGGTCCTCTCCCTGTCTATAAAGCGCACAAAACTGAACTATCATGTCAAAAGGTGGCGGCTTAACTGAATCTTGACGGGCGTACATGCAATGATGTAATCATAGATTCATGTAATCAAAGTGTTTGGTgtgtaataaaaatatacattgaatagtatggatttttattttatttattttaaatacctGATAGCTCGATTTTCTTCAGATAATCCATTTGGGAAGGAGCAAAATGCATTAAAACAGTTtttccccaacctttattgagccaaggcagatATTTTACTTTGTAGTAAGTGCATTTTCTACTTCCTTAAAAGATGCACAAACTCTTGTGGTTTGTTCTGTCTGTGCTTATCTTTTAATATGAAAATGTCTGTCTTATGAAACTGTTTTTGGATACATTCAGAATGTTAAACTGCCATTCAAATTCCACAAATAAGTTGTGGGTTCCAACTTCTTCAAAGGGCAAACATAATCCTTCATTGCGCCAATGTGCTTGCCTGGTTCTGATTTCACACATCAGTTTTGTCAAATGACATGTTTGGGCTTTCAAActgctttttttaaagcatttaaaatgttgcattttaatgtgtGGGTGTTGTCGTGGGTTGATTCAAGGACAACAATGTAACACAAACACTTGCAGACTATTGTGACATGATCCAGTTCCTAAAAAAAGATTTGGCCTATAATGGCAACCTTGTGCTTGAGGTGAACAGAGGACCCTTCGCtctcccttttgtttttgtacgtttacaaaaaaacaattacaatgccagtggtgggcaaagtatggtcTGTGGGCTATGTATGGCCCCTCCTTTCTTTGATCTGGCCTACACCAAGCATTTAAATGATCAAGAGTACTGCAATATTTGTTGTATTAGAAAATTTCGTTCTCTAAaaagattaaaatgtatttgcttttattttgagctCTTTATATTGATTTATTCGATTGATTCGCAACTGGTGGGTCAGGTCCCAAAAGTGGGATTAggggtgagaaaaaaaaggaaaaagatcTCGGAGTGCATGgacaaacaagcaagcaaatatgaatttgtgaaacgAAGGtgtgcattttaatttttgtccAAAAGAGGGCAGTGCTTTCCAAGGTTTTCCAATATAGGCTCTAGGTTCAGCTGTATTTAAGCAccatttttcttcctttcaAAATGATGGAAACGCTTTAATCCACTCCTTGATGGaaatttcaaatattaaatgtaaataaagtttttgcCATCACTCAAAGGCCTGCGTGTCCTTTTTCCAGCTTGCTTCATTACACGCGGTTATGGAAAAAGCCCAAAAGGTCTCAATCAAGGACAGGTCCAAGTGTACAAATGGCTGACCTGCTTGCTCGGTGATTCTGACCAATCTCTTTGCCAGAAGAAATGTTATATTCCTAGAATCCTAAACTCTCAGGGTGGGTTTCCAGTGGAAAGTGGGGTGTCCACGCAGGCTAGCACACGTTTTTTAAATCTACTTCATGGCGTAGTgcaatatgaataataaaaagacaaatgcaGTTTTAATTACATGTATGAATCATACGTATAATCAAACGAAGGATTGCCTccaattcctcattttaaaatagGCACTCAGAATTTAGTAGTTTCATGAGACAAAGTCTAAACATGGCCTAgatttgcttttaaaaatataggCGTGCCCAAATTGATTTCCCTTCTCTCCCGCCacacgcaaaaaaaagaaaaactcatgcGTGTCTTTCAAGATAAAGTTTTTGCATAAGGGAAAATATTGAGGAAATGTCTCAGAGGTTAATTCATCTCACGCCCTCTTcctgtttttctctctccttaCAGTATCTAAGATACCTGACCTTTTTCTAACGTTGATTTTGAATAATGCTTTTTGTGGTTTTCGAACAGCTTATTTTAGGACATTAAATGAGACTCCCATTTGGCCTCATGTTGCTTTGATTGACTTTACAGTCACCCTGGAAAGAGGACGCGTGCCAATTAATGCCTTGCTATTTTTGCTATTTTCATTTATGGCCTGCATTACGGCATAAAAACCTTGAAATGCTGTTAGTGTTTCTTTAAAACCTCCACATTTGTGGCGGTAGAAAAGCATATAAAACTCCAAGTTGTGTCATTCAGACACATCTTTGTTTCATTTGTCAAACCAAGTACATTagtctttgtactgtatagcGAAAGATGACTTCATTTAGCGCTGATATACAAACTATGCACGCTCTGCATTTGAACGGAGGTTATGATGCAATGGAGAAAACGGGGAAGTAAATGCAGTACAGTAACGCATTCCACTCGACCTCGGTTGCCATGGTTTCTACTGTTAGGGGTACATAAAAGAAGACGTACTCTACtcaccaaataaataaataaataattcaggATGAACCTTAAATAAAGGTGAACTTAGTTTGACCTCCTCTAAATGTTTGAatcacatgtccaactgttcaatatttTGCTCCTCGTTTGAGAACagcaaataatgcaaaaaatacagaatcatacaacagttcaacatttttaaaaaggccagaTTAAGTTTACCTGTAAaggttaaagtgcattttaggttgatCCTAATTTTTACGAGTATACTATGGATTGTTTTCACAATATAAAATAGTTCCGAGGTGTCTTAAGAACATATTTGTGTCATGCTTTTGTTAAAATATCCTAAGGCTCAAGcataattcacattttttacagCATATTTCTTGCCCTTGTTGCAATTGGCTGGTTTTAGGAGCGGATCTGTCATCCCGCCGCTGGGCCAATGACgagcccattttttttttgttagaatgacaaaaattcTCTTCCGCTTCGCTTGGCGGCTAGTGTTCGCTGCGGCCGTGTGCGTGCTTCTACGAGTGAAAGCAGAGCCTTGAGTGTGTAAAACACGCAAGTGACCAAATCAATGAAAGTATTTTTGTGACGCATGGACccatcgccaaacacaaatgACCTCCTGACCCCTCGCCCCTCGCCATCAAGCAAGTGCTGTATTtcagaagctaacgctgttGTGTAACGCTAATCTGTGAACCGCTGAAAATTCAAAGCAGCTCTCTTTACTGTGTGGGaagccaccactggctaatttaacaatgtccacacacacacacacacatttcgcCTTGCGCTGACCTTTTACCTTGTTACCCCAGATAAGCACCTTGTTTGTAATTGAGTGTTACTATAAAATTAACACACATTAAttgccattgatggctttaggagtcatgttaactgggaaggctggcagtgaacgagttcaatgttttcggtttgaagttttattgtttttgtgagtCCGTGGGGGTGTGCTCCCGAGTTCgcgacaaatgattgacacctcgtaagtgatgccttctgtctctgattagTTGTTTTTCCTCGCACAGGGTGGTTTCTtatcaaattagaggcataAGAGGGGGCCGGAGACGGTTGACCATATCAATCATGAATCATGAATCATATCAATGAAGAATATACAACTGTCGGTTTTAAGAAATATGTtttaagaaaatgtgtttttttttttttaagattgcaAACTCCCCTTAAATAGTTTGAGAAAAAGAGAAGGGAGTTAGTTTTAACAAGAGGGTGTAACCACGGATGGTTAGGTCTTTGGAGTTACGCAACACTGAACGATGTCCTTCAGACAGTAGTGTAATAACACGCTGCTGACTTCAGGGTCTTTTATGTTTATGCTGGATTGATTTTACCTGATGAATTCTGctcatttaaggactgtttgcATTCATTACACTGACTTTAATTGCACAGAGTTATTGTAATTTTCTGATAATGGGCCAAACTTTAAAAGGTTACTGTAACCCTAACTCTTATACTGGTATTATGTACTCCAAATCCCACCGTTTAGGTATTATTCATTTGTCCAATTGAGGCTGTTGGATTTGGAATGAAGACTCCTCTTGGATTTAATCGGTGAATGGATTTTTCATCAAAAATCAACAGGCCTGTTAGCTCTGCCAGTGCACAGCAGCTCTTTGGCTGTAAGCGAAGGGATGTGTCATGGGAAACAGGCTAAAAAGAAGTGAAAAGCATCCGGAAGAGACCCAAAAGcctacattttcaaaaggtcaaTAAGGTTGGCCTTGCAGCAGACTTGGCTTGTTGTTGAGGAAGGAGCTTCCTGTACGTCATTGACAGCCATACTTaaactgccagccctcccagttaacatggatatttgacttcaaaagccgtcaatggcagtgaaggaGTTAAATGGTGTCACCTAGTATCCATTATAGCCCTCACATGAAAATTATTTCACCTTTTCCACATCTCGGTGTAGTGCAAAGGTGATGGTGCCAGTACAATTTAATTACCAGTATCTCTGATTAtgatgtatccatccatccttttttttaatttcatattttgcatttttgtcatgcTATTAGCTTAACTATTGATTCTGAGCTGCTCCAGATAATGTATGTCTTAGTGTTGGTAATAAAATGTGGATTAGGTCAAGTAAGtctccactgaaggcccaggtaccaaatgcacagctCTTGACTGATAGCAACAGGTACAcacaaagtgatttttaaaatttcaaaacTGTTTATGATACATAGTTGTGGATAGAATATATacaaaagtttgttttcatcCACATTTGAGTTTGCTTCCATGTGACTCCCAGACTTCATTTTTGGCACTTTAAAGAAATTATCTAACGGTCAAAGAATCTTCATCCGCACTTCAGCCAACAGTGAAGCAATGATGGAGGCGAGGATGTTTGTGCTGACAAAGATCGGAAAATACGATAAAAACTTTCATCAGAGAGCGTCTTTAAAGGATAAATATGTAACAAACGTGCCGTGGGGATTAATAAACTACAACAATCTGATTGTCTATCAGTTTCCAATCGGGCGACATAATTCTGGGGGAATAATAACCATGTTTGCTTCCAAAGTGACACGTTCATGACCAGACAAtatattaggtacacatgcacaacCCAGTGAGAGCCAACCTGTACCCTATGACAAGGGAAACCTGCCCacaaattatacattatttCCCAGTCCTTCAAGGGTGAACAGTTCGACTTTATTTTAGTAtcgttttacttttgtttttggatcTGGTCCACCCAAAAACCCACAGAGTAAACAACTCCCCAACAGTACAAGTCGGCTTCACAGGTCAAAGGAAGgtctttttcaaaatgtgaacagcttGCTCTCTGTTGGCTTCCAGTTGACAGACTAAGTGAGATCATGCCCCGAAGACCAAATGGCGCAAGAATCCGTCAGAATCTTTTCATTATTGTGGTCTGCTGTTTCATTATCTGTCTAAACATATGTGCACATGGAAAAGCTGGAGCTATAGTCAGCATGGAAAGGATGAGTTGGTCACAACAAAaaagttgtgaaaaaaaaaatggaggtagTCTGAAGGTCAATTCATTCAAGTGACAATAGTGGCATCTaccacaaagaagaaaaaaaaaacgtgagtgCGTGAAGCGTGAGTatggcagtgttttttttttttaggggctcAATACACACTCTGCCAGGGAATTTTCCATGCAGTATTCCAAATCAAATGTAATATTGGCAGTGGATCCTGACAAATGGGCCTCAAAACAAATGCATCAAAGGATCCTTCCCACTGTCTTAACTAATTTCACACTCTCTTAGCAATATCATATCTTCTTATGAGCTACAGATCGTCCACATGGGGCTTTTTCGCTTTCCATTCGCTCACTGTGAGCGATTCTATTAGTCAGGTTTGGATGGCAGTATTGTTATGTCTGCAAATTATACGACTCCAAAAAAAGCAATGACCAGACTCATGGAGCATGCCGGCCGGTTGTCTAATCACTCAGGTGCTTGCATTCATGCTGAGAATCGAGGATTAGTTTGCACAATATAGGTGGCAAtgaaaactcattttaaaaaattaaccgTGTCGCGACCAGCCACAGATTTGAAAGGATTTTTCAGTCTGAACGTTTCACTGGTGTTTAATAGCAATGCCATTCCTCAATGTTTGCAACTCATTAAACAATCAAAAAGTGTAGCTATTTCAGCACGAGTTTTATATTATTTACTTCCCCAAAAGTGTTATTTCAGGttatttgaaacaaatgttCAGGAATGTTAAGACTCCGATATTCCCCAACCACTTTGGATTTATGGACAAAAtgtctatttaaaacaaaattacaattttgaagACAGCCTGTCAATATTGTCTGTGGTGTGTGTCCATTGTTGCAACAGTTTCCTCTTGCGCAGATCTCAAACAGGAGCTGCAGCGTGCTGGAAAATAGTCCAGTTATGAGTATGATCTCATTGTTTAAGTTCTCATGCAATTCTCCCGAGAACGCTGACGTGATTAAAAATATTAGGGGAAGGCGGGGGGCTCCACGTGAGTGACCTCATCCTTACTAGTCCCTCTGCAGAGGTCATGAAAAGCACACACATGATGCGAAGCAGCACTTCACCAAACATTAGGCGCGAGTGAATGAACACGAGTGCTGCTTCAAATCAGCGTTCCTCAGCCCAGCAGCCAGTCGGAACATACAGACAGCTCCCGTCGCTATGGGACTTTTCCGTCCCCGGCTGTGGACTTTGGCCAGTCCGCATTAAGAAAAGCAGGCAGCGTATCCTGTCTCCACAATGGAGAATACATTTCAACACACAGTTAGAGTCCAGATTCCAGAAGTACGTATTTGGACAGTGACAGAGTTTTGATGGTTTGGCCTTCCTACACCACCGCAATGAatttggcaggaaaaaaaattcaatgtgattgaaatgtggacttctCAGCAGAAGTCAACAATATTCTGAAGAAGGTTGGCGTATCAATGTCAACATTGACAATCAGTCTTGTAATATAACGGAGTAGAAATAGTTTGTTACTGCAGTTAAGTAGGATTTTCATGCAGCTATACTTTATTATTGATAGTTCTGCCAACCTTTTATGCAGGAGATGGCGTCCAAGAAAACTAAGGAGGTGAACGAGGAAAACGGTCTTTGCAGGTATGGTTTTTGTACATTAGAGTGAAAGACTCGTCTGACAGGAAAAAGTACCTCTAATGTGTACCTGAAGTGATGGAACTATTGGCATTAAAAACATCAAGTAGGCTAAATCCACATTGTATTAATCCAGTTCAGTCAAAACGTCCTTTCTTTTGGCTATCATGAGCTTGGTTAGGCATATGCGTAACAAGATGGCGAGACTCACAGGTGCTATCTAACCACTCAGCCGAAATGCAGATCTTGCACTACACCACCAAAGTCAAATCTCTATTATCAAccttctataccgcttatcctaactaggataaacaaacaaaaaggacgATGAATCCAATGCACCCAATCCAATGTCT of Phyllopteryx taeniolatus isolate TA_2022b chromosome 18, UOR_Ptae_1.2, whole genome shotgun sequence contains these proteins:
- the sod2 gene encoding superoxide dismutase [Mn], mitochondrial isoform X1, whose protein sequence is MVRSDAAVKLNSPTHFSSRAVIEKAQKRVCLNLVNTVANMLCRVGQIRRCAASLSQAVQQVAVCRQKHTLPDLTYDYGALEPHINAEIMQLHHSKHHATYVNNLNVTEEKYKEALAKGDVTAQVTFQPALKFNGGGHINHSIFWTNLSPNGGGEPQGELMEAIEQDFGSFQSMKERMSAATVAVQGSGWGWLGYDKQSRRLCIAACANQDPLQGTTGLIPLLGIDVWEHAYYLQYKNVRPDYVKAIWNVINWENVNERLQTAKK